In Octopus bimaculoides isolate UCB-OBI-ISO-001 chromosome 5, ASM119413v2, whole genome shotgun sequence, a genomic segment contains:
- the LOC106878680 gene encoding S-crystallin 2, translated as MPSYTLHYFKLRGRAEVCRMLFAAAGVSFNDRRIDYSEWNNYRSKMPCNMMPMLEIDNRYEIPQSMAICRYLSREFGFHGKNNIDMARVDYIMDCFYEIMEDYMRMYQDSHGRMMFDRISDMRSMYHQKFENMGGVMSSSRMNQGMFSGMQSSMSSMSSMSSGMDSSMSSGFGNYSFNEDCMHERRQRFRNTCQRILPFMEKTLEMRQSGNRFFMGDYLTVCDMMCFCVLENPLREDLSLLNSYPKLRALRDRVASHSKISNYIRQRTMTDF; from the exons ATGCCTTCTTATACTCTGCACTATTTTAAACTCCGTGGACGCGCTGAGGTGTGCCGTATGCTGTTTGCTGCCGCTGGTGTTAGTTTTAATGACCGAAGGATCGACTATTCGGAATGGAACAACTACAGGAGCA aGATGCCCTGCAACATGATGCCGATGTTGGAAATAGACAATAGATATGAGATACCGCAGAGTATGGCTATTTGCAGGTACCTCTCCCGGGAATTCG GTTTCCATGgaaaaaataacattgacatggCCAGAGTTGATTACATCATGGACTGTTTCTATGAAATTATGGAAGATTATATGAGAATGTACCAAGACTCCCATGGTAGAATGATG ttcgATAGAATATCTGACATGCGCAGCATGTATCATCAGAAGTTCGAAAATATG GGTGGCGTCATGTCATCTTCCAGGATGAACCAGGGTATGTTTTCAGGAATGCAATCTTCCATGTCATCAATGTCGTCGATGTCATCAGGAATGGACTCATCCATGTCATCAGGATTTGGAAACTACTCCTTCAACGAAGACTGCATG CATGAACGTAGGCAGCGATTTAGAAATACATGCCAGAGAATCCTACCTTTCATGGAAAAAACTTTGGAAATGCGTCAAAGTGGAAACCGCTTCTTTATGGGTGACTAC ttgaCTGTGTGCGACATGATGTGTTTCTGTGTCCTTGAGAATCCACTACGTGAAGATCTATCATTGCTGAACAGCTACCCGAAACTGCGAGCTCTACGTGATCGCGTTGCATCTCACTCGAAGATTTCGAACTACATTAGGCAACGTACTATGACTGATTTTTAA